taactcactcatttcgagaatccggagttgtcacatcgggctatcggtaagatgctgggaatcgtccaatccacggtcagcagagtactaaaacgatacttcgagaacctaaccatcgaccggaaggtgaagaacggcaaaaatggatgctccgtcagtgaaaaagatcacaagcgcgtagttaagcagtttagacgtgatccgagaagttcggtccgggatgtcgccaacaagctgaatttgttaagttcattcgtccagcggaccaagcagcgggagggcctgcgtacatacaaggttcagaaggctcctaaccgtgacgaaaggcaaaacatggtgaggaagacgcgagcACGGAAGCTgaacaccgaaatgctgacgaagccgcattgcctggtaatggacgacgaaacctacttcaaagcgaactttcttcagctgccgggtctgttgttcttctccgcagaggacaaattcagcgttccgggggagattcgcaagcagaaactattcaagtttgccaaaaagtacatggtgtggcaagcgatctgctcttgcggaaagcggagcgcccccttcgtgatgaccggcacggtaaacgggcaggtttaccttaaggagtgcctacagaagcgcttactaccacttttgaagcagcacgagggcccgacctcgccggatctcgcttcgtgccactattcaaaggaagtgttggagtggtacgaagccaacggggtcaccttcgtgccaaaggaaatgaacccgcccaacgcgccggagcttcgcccaatagagaaatattgggcgattatgaagcaggccctccggaagaacccaaaagttgtcaaatcggaggcggacttcaagagaaaatggatttctgttaaaaaaaaaaactacaacctgacgttgtacagaaccttatggacggggtaaagaggaaagtgcgagcatacgggcttgggctcgaagtatgaataaaaagaaaatgccaaaagatgtttaatagtttttatattttactgtctaaaattttcaaaaagatcggtctactgggcgaatttctacagcgttttttccgtgatgtaatttgatgtgacacaccctttactctatCAAATCTATCGCGACAGTATATTTtatggaaattgatttttcaatgGTTGAAGTTTCGTTACGATTGGTTCTATTTCCAAATAGTTGTGACATATGTAGGCgaatacatgtttttactgtATATGTTTGTCGCTTCAGAAAGTATAGGTAGATATGGCACTTCTTGACCAAAACTGTATCATCTTATCGGCTCCATTTTAAAGGGAATAAATTCCAAAATATGTCATGAGTTTTCTGAAATGTATTGTGACGCACACCCCAGTATAATCATGCATACATACACGTCTGCGGCCATAAAAATAGACATAATACTACGATCCAACACTGCAGCTTCGCAGAATAGTTGATAAAGTATCCTCACTATACTGGTATCTCCAAAAACTCCGATAAAAAAATGTGACTGCAAATCCGTTCGTTTGTGGCACAGTACGATCCTATATCGATACGCCCCGTCAATGTTGGTAGCATGCGAAACCCCCCGCAGATAATGTCCGTCACAGTGCTCAAAAAGCGAGACAGATCGTAAACGGCATTATTCCAACTGGAAAAAGTGAAGCACTGGAAACAGTCTGCAATGCATCTGATAGTTTCCCCTTCTCATGGACTTCCAACTGTTTCTGTTATTGCGCCGCTCCTGACGACCCGGGATACTGCCAGCGGAATGTTTGTATAGTTCCACCGTAATGTTTTGCCACATTTTCTTCACTTGAAAATAAAGGGGTGGGAGGAGGCCATCGTTGTTGAACAGCACATTCTGAAAGCATTCCGGTCGTGGTCGGGCTCCGATTATTATGACGTTTAACGAACGGAAACTCTTGCACTAGGTACTGCGACAGCATACTGCTTTGGGGTTGGCATTCTCCTCCCCCGCTTCCCCTTTTTTGCGCAAATTTCGAGGATTGTTGATTGTTGGAAacctttcgaaaatgctggatCCGTGTCTAATGGTGATCAAATAGTTCTGAGGTAAACCGTGATGAACCGGTCCTTCATTGTGATAGCTGGCGTGTCTGGGGCAACGAGTGAACTTTGTCATGATTATCTCATTTGAAAGTATGTTGTCTAAGAAAACATGTATTTTCTCCCTACCAGGAAAACAGCACTACCGAATAACAGAGCGCAAAGTTATTGCAAGTCCTTACGAACAAGCAGGAATCATCAACAACATCATCTGCATCAGCCGCATTTTCGTTCATCGCATTCGCGTCTATGCGTTTTTCGGTTCGAAGCTTCCGGTTGTGATTCGGCGGAGTGTTGTGCATTCAAGTTGGTCGGAAAACCAGGTGGCGCTTGGTAACAGCAGAGAAAACAGTTGGTTCACTAGTAGATGATGTTTATATTTGCATAATAATCTTTTCCCCGTATTTTAGTGCACCGCCAGCGACAAGAAAGAGTTTCGCTACCGAAGTTGCTTCCGGGAGATTTTGCTTGGTTGGGTTTTAGTGTGCAATTCTGGGGCTGCCAGATTAAAGGGCTGTCGAGCGTAGGGGTGATCAAGATGGCTGCAGTGTGCAATTTCCAATAAAGGGTGTACACATTTTCGATTCCGGATAGAGTTCATCGGGAAAGCTTTATATTTGGTCTGAAGAGGGAATTTTCCAGTAGAAAGAGTTGcgttcttcggttgaaaactgaaggtgaaaattcgtTCCACCACCCCAGTCGGCAGTCCACGAATGGGGCTTATAGGGGAGGTGAGGGTTGAActgacatgttaagaagaactccaagtatatctttggaaactcatgtttccgaaaactttgatgcagtttcttgcaactcaatatattgtttttctacctaattggccaaatattttacaaaaaattgtttttcaatgttttttaactgaaattaaaacagaccgaaaagcatttttttcgatgtgggtaatatggacaggtaatatatgaagcgtagaggtttatcgatcgtgagaggaataattttattcaaccaaggtctgaactcatcacgaatgtccgttcaATGATGTAAAACTCGAATTAATCCATCTAGAAATGATATCgcgcttttcagcagtataaacggacagaccctcaactatttttcttttggttccagtcagcttctaaataGTCCACATTTGGCTATTTGATTTCCTTTTATAGACGCaaggcattccttaggaatagattaaacagacggttcacagtccatctcactcccactggcaactgtccgtttcaccccaccagtacaattatttcaataatttaaaatttaaaaaaatttaaaatttcggacgttttttcgagctccgtaacaataaaacaaaggatatttttagtatccattatatcattatttgttcatctgtcttttaacaataacacaataattgaacggagaaaaaatattcataacgagAATAGTTAAGATGTGATGAAGTGAGGGagctcaaaaaaaaatgttgtgccatggcgtacacgatttcagcccttctgcttatctgaaaaaaaaaaatcaaacagattctgaatcagtaaagatgccgctatggcatgaacctcggacaagtcaaaaacatcttttttgacaaagtggcggtcgtttgaaaaataaaatgcggtttaaaacgttttctctaacatttcccgattttttaaaaatagtaaaattacaaaaatattattttttagatattcatgcgatagagagatgcctgcagattgtatccatattaaTTCGACATGAACCGGTTCAGTAgagcttgagatatcgtgtacgccagtttgaaaaaactaatttcgagaaaaacgcgtttgaagttcattgttatggctgtATCAGGTTAGATAcggcatcactaaaatggctctagctcggtaaatagtaggattttcgaaaagtcctttctatggtatattcttgaatgcataaactacagaaatatgaaggaaaaaaatgatttttttaaatttctagactGGAATGCTGCCtaaacagaaatctgaaattcaaattgtAGCTATGCAAATctaccacctgtccatattacccccactgtccgtattacccgcgttTCCTCTACTACTTTACGCTTTGTCCTGTCGTTTATTTTAGGTCTTAAGAGAAGTGTGAAGAGAGAGGTTCGTGCATAGTGATATAGAAAGGAAGTTGAATAAAACAAACATAGTAAAAGTGGAATAAAATGTTTTACTTTATTCTCTGAAAATTCGAAGATGATTGGTTGAATGGGTGAATTTTTCCATATCTTTTCTCGTGATGCAATATGACTCGGGACAGTCTATGAAAAACAACAAAGATATCCATACGAAGGCTCGGCAAAGTGCAAATCAAGGCAGATGTAAACATCTCAGATTAGAATTTGGCTTAGGAACTGAACGCTGAGCGCTGTGTTGATCAATTTTCGAGTGGTGACAAGACGTATAGAGCATATAAATAACTCAGTTGGACCCTTGGTCCCTTAAAATGCCCGACTTCAGAGTAGAGATGGgtaaaacggttcatttcagtgagcggctcagagccgtgcgctcaatgacAAGGGatggctcatttgagcggctcgacggctcttttcatGAACTGTTTTATTCGGAGATGTAAATAATGGAAGACGTTAAAAATAaatctttcactgcaaacttgacCTGCTCGGAAAAACTCACTCACACGGTACTGAAGTCGCAGGAAtacataatattaaaaaaatggtaGCTCCGTGGAGGAATAAATCccctttcattccaccaaagCAAAGTGTCACTTgttctcagcaaatgtggttccgctaaatatttatctacaatagatattgcagcagcttttggatcatgtgaggatcgaagattgccaaccaatgcatcaaacttcTCCTATACAGATGACCGCGCTCcatcaccaacgatttgtggtagtttcATAGGCGTGTATTCTATGAATGTCATTTTTAGCGTCCTTACCAACGAGAGGTGTGTAcagttgtactttctgttatccccaaaaccttgctgcttgaagcgaaGATTCTAGCAGTATTGgttaggctactaattcgtctgatTCAAGATTTGTAAATCACTTTACCAGGTCCGGAATCAATTCATtacagagcttttttataatcactagaactgatttctcttgatccatatgatgttgatcatgtcggattatcagtcgggagagtatatcagttttcgataacgacacagttttctctTCGTTTTATGTCCCAAACATcttcaaaatatttcgaatgaaatgttttcatgatgaactgtattatattagtcaaaccattccattcgatacccatacTCCCGCATGAAAAAAGTAACTGGCCATCTTGGAGTTGGAttaatcataaataactgtgctctactCATATGATGGGGGTTTTCAGAAGAAATGTAGTCTGTCATCTtgtaacggtcgccattttgatttacatttttcataaataactgtgttctagttCAAGTTCtaccatttgatacccatattgatggggttttgacaaaatatgaagtctgtcattttataacggctgccatcttggatttccaatcaacataaataactgtgtgctactagtcaagtccttttatCAAATGCCCATGTTGATGGTGTTTATGCGAAAAGGAATTTTGAGCATCCCGAGAAAACGTGATCCACAACAACCAAGCGATATTGTTTTCCTCTTTTCCCACACAGTATCGCTTGGTTTGTTTCACTCGAGCAACAATTACTCAGAGAGACCAATTCTCTCTAGAGATAACGTTTTTTGATGTTGCTTTGATCGATGTTTCTGATAAAACAGCTGATTGTATGAAGAGGAGACTTAAATGTACCGTCGTAAAAAATACACGTCTTTGGAAAATAAATGGAGTTCGCGTTTAGTCCGTTCAATGTTTAATGATTAAGTTATGTGTTATGTGTTATGATGTATCCGAAAATTTAAATACGGTTGCGCGCGaacatttggtccttcgaaccggatcgttTAGAATCAGTTTTTCGGATACTTCGTTTAAATTCATTTGCGTAAAGTGTGTTACGAACAATAGCGCACAATTGAACTTACTTGACAATTGGTGAAATAAAGACAATTCTGTTCGCCTTCGAAGTTGAATCGAATTCAAAATACGCGGATTGAGGTCACGGAGTATACAGATTAACCAGAGTTTATTTGATTCGGATCACCAACTGTTATGTAAATTGTGGAGTTCATAACTGAAGCTGAAAAAGAGCGAAACTCCCAACCAGTGAAATTGGAATAAAACAACGCCATCACTTGTGCACCATTGTGGAGTGCAGCTACAATCACCATTGCGCACTGGAAGCTGGGTTGCTGCACTACTGGATGAAGGATTTGACCAGGGAAGTACTGCTCATTCTGTAAGCTTGGTGCATGTGGCTTAGAAATAATAAAGGAATAcgactaaaataaataaataaaagtgcATGCGAGTTTCATTTAATTTGGCTTGGCCTGAGTTTTTTTTGTCTGGTTGTGTTTCTAAATCTGCTGGATTTTGTGGTTGTTATATTTTTATCCTCATTGCAATCACATTCTGCCTTCTGTCACATCGAGAATCGCGTATCGTGGAACGTAGAGTAAACCAATTTGAAGTAATAGAAATCAGTGAGTGTTATCAGTGGAATAAATACTTACGAAACTATCGAAATGAGCAAGGAATTGAGAGCACTCACAAAGCGGGAACGGCAGATGCTGAATAGCTTGGACGTCGTGCAGCAATTTTTAGAGGATTTTGAATGGGACAGGGATGAGTGCCAGGTTGAAGTTCGGTTGCAGCTGTTGCAGGAGGAGTACAAAGAATTTCTCGAAGTTCGcaacaaaattgaaattatcatGGAAGATGCGGATTCTGAGAAATTTGCTGCGGGAGATGAAGATGAAAAAGAGGAAGCAGATCAACTTCGAGAAAAGGCCAATTTTGACGTAATGCGGCAGTTTCAGAATCGGTTTTGTGTGCTGAAGGCACAACTTTTGAAGCTAAAACCTGTCAGTACAGCAGTTTCGAAATGCGACAGAGATCAATCTAATTGTGGACAGCAGACTGCAGCATTTTCTCGAGTTAAACTTCCGGAGATTTCCCTTCCCCACTTCAGCGGTAATATAAAGGATTGGGTTACGTTTCGCGATACCTTTTATAGTCTGATCCATAACAACTCGCAGTTGACGGAAATGGACAAATTCACGTACCTGAAGTCGTCACTCACAGGAGAAGCTCTCCAGGAGGTAAACGGCATCGAGTTGTCTGCGGCCAACTACGATGTAGCTTGGAAGACTCTGGAATCCAGATACGAAAACCGAAAACTCATCGTGAAGGATCATCTGGATGCACTCTTCTCACTCGAACCTCTGAAGAAAGAATCTTACGATGGTTTGAATCATCTTATCTGCGAGTTTGAGAAGAATTTGCAAATGTTGGAGAAAATAGGTGAGATCGTTTCCGGTTGGAGTACATTGTTAGTCCACATGTTATGTTTAAGGTTGGATACCACGACTCTACGTAATTGGGAGACTCACCACAACAGTAAAGAAGTCCCTACGTACGAGAAACTTCTGGCATATCTCCGTAACCATTGCTCAGTTTTGCAGTCAGTTGCTTCTGCCAAACCTTCAAATTTTGATCAGCGTCAACCCAGAGTAGCAGTGTGTCACACTACATTGAAGACCCCGGCCAGATGTCCCTTTTGTACCGATCCCTGGCATTCACCTTTCCAGTGTCCAACATTCCATTCAATGAGTTTGCCAGAACGAAACGATGCTGTATCTCGCTACCGGCTATGTAAGAATTGCCTTCGTCCCGGACATGTCTTCAAAGATTGCGATCGAGGAACCTGTCATCACTGTTTTCAAAAACATCATTCGATGCTGCATGTTGGGCAGATTAAACACTCCGTTCCACAGCCGCAATCCACATTCGCGATGTTGAATCCTCCATCGCAACAACCACAGTCCATGCAACACAACTCACTCCAACAGACACACACTCAGCcacaaaacacacacacagccAACTCGCATAGCACACAACGCTCACAGTTCAGCACAGATCATGCCACCACAAGCCAGAATTATGTCGCAGTCCCTGCCACACCAACACCCGATATCCTTCTGTCAACCGCACTCGTTCGTATGAGAGACAACTCTGGAAATTCACTGCTGGCTCGAGCATTGTTGGACTCGTGTTCGCAGCACTGCCTTATGACAAGAGCTTTTTCGAAAAGGCTTAACTTTGATGAAACTTCAGCATATCTGTGCGTGCAGGGGATTGGGTCGTCTCGTAATATTTCAACAAAAGCAGTGAAGGCAGCAGTTTGTCCAAGATCACAAATAATTTCACCATTTGAAGAGGAGATGCAGTTCCACGTGTTGCCAGAATTGACAGTGCCGTTGCCGACGACGAGTTTCAATCCGTCCACTTGGACCCTTCCTGACGTGAAAGTTCTGGCAGATCCGCAGTTCTATGAGAGCAGTCCAGTAGACGTTATCATTGGTGCAGAACACTATATGGATCTGCTAACCGATGGCAGACAAAAGGTAACCGACGATGGACCTACGCTACAAAACACGGTATTTGGTTGGATCCTATCAGGAAGGATTCCACGCAGCTCCTCCAGAATGACCCAGTCAATCACGTTTGTGTGCTCCACGGTAGAGATTGAACAGCAGCTCACAAGGTTCTGGGAACTAGAAACCTGTAACACTACATCCAACAACTCCATCGAAGAAACAATCTGCGAAGAAATATTTGATAAGACGACAGTCAGAGATTCATCAGGAAGGTTCATCGTTACACTACCGAAGAAAGAATTCGCAATTGAACGTCTTGGCGAATCGAAAAGGATAGCAATTAATCGGTTCAGAGGATTGGAACGACGCTTCTCTGCAAATCCAGAACTGAAGCAGATGTATACTGATTTCATCCATGAATATCTACACCTTGGACATATGCAAATCGTTACGGACAGATCTGAAAAGGGAACATACTATCTGCCACACCACGCTGTTTTAAAACCAGAAAGCACTACAACAAAACTTCGAGTTGTGTTCGACGCTTCGTGCAAAACAACGACCGGAGTATCTCTGAATGATGTCCTTCTAGTTGGCCCTGTTGTACAGGATGATTTAATCAGCCTAACTTTGCGCTTTCGGTTGTATCAATATGCTCTTATTGCGGACATCGCCAAAATGTACCGCATGATTCGAGTTCAACCAAACGATAGACATCTGCAGAGAATCTTGTGGAGGGACTCCTCCGACCAGCCCATCAGCTCATTCGAATTGACGACCGTTACGTACGGAACAGCATCCGCACCATATCTGGCGACCAAGTGCCTGCAGAAGTTAGCAGACTATGGTCAGCAAACTCATTCGCTCGCAGCATCCGTCATCAGAAATAACTTTTATGTAGACGACCTGCTATTGAGTATAGGTAGTATTGATCAAGGCAGAGAACTCATACGTGAAATCATCGAATTGATGGAATCAGCCGGTTTCTCTTTACGGAAATGGAATTCGAATT
The Toxorhynchites rutilus septentrionalis strain SRP chromosome 2, ASM2978413v1, whole genome shotgun sequence genome window above contains:
- the LOC129769151 gene encoding uncharacterized protein LOC129769151, which encodes MSKELRALTKRERQMLNSLDVVQQFLEDFEWDRDECQVEVRLQLLQEEYKEFLEVRNKIEIIMEDADSEKFAAGDEDEKEEADQLREKANFDVMRQFQNRFCVLKAQLLKLKPVSTAVSKCDRDQSNCGQQTAAFSRVKLPEISLPHFSGNIKDWVTFRDTFYSLIHNNSQLTEMDKFTYLKSSLTGEALQEVNGIELSAANYDVAWKTLESRYENRKLIVKDHLDALFSLEPLKKESYDGLNHLICEFEKNLQMLEKIGEIVSGWSTLLVHMLCLRLDTTTLRNWETHHNSKEVPTYEKLLAYLRNHCSVLQSVASAKPSNFDQRQPRVAVCHTTLKTPARCPFCTDPWHSPFQCPTFHSMSLPERNDAVSRYRLCKNCLRPGHVFKDCDRGTCHHCFQKHHSMLHVGQIKHSVPQPQSTFAMLNPPSQQPQSMQHNSLQQTHTQPQNTHTANSHSTQRSQFSTDHATTSQNYVAVPATPTPDILLSTALVRMRDNSGNSLLARALLDSCSQHCLMTRAFSKRLNFDETSAYLCVQGIGSSRNISTKAVKAAVCPRSQIISPFEEEMQFHVLPELTVPLPTTSFNPSTWTLPDVKVLADPQFYESSPVDVIIGAEHYMDLLTDGRQKVTDDGPTLQNTVFGWILSGRIPRSSSRMTQSITFVCSTVEIEQQLTRFWELETCNTTSNNSIEETICEEIFDKTTVRDSSGRFIVTLPKKEFAIERLGESKRIAINRFRGLERRFSANPELKQMYTDFIHEYLHLGHMQIVTDRSEKGTYYLPHHAVLKPESTTTKLRVVFDASCKTTTGVSLNDVLLVGPVVQDDLISLTLRFRLYQYALIADIAKMYRMIRVQPNDRHLQRILWRDSSDQPISSFELTTVTYGTASAPYLATKCLQKLADYGQQTHSLAASVIRNNFYVDDLLLSIGSIDQGRELIREIIELMESAGFSLRKWNSNSRKLLLDVPETLRDDRTILELDSSSAPIKTLGLAWEPSTDNFRFHSPKWSMAADITKRVVLSDVSRIFDPLGLVGPVVVKAKIFMQELWKYECSWDEPLTDSLQQQWQEFRRNLVDLDGMSIPRWVGVTATVKSIQLHGFCDASEKAYGACIFVRTVEDNDTVSTHLLISKSRVAPLENLKRKNRRQSIPRLELSSALLLSHLHEKVMASIHIEVKSYFWTDSMIVKCWLTSAPSRWKEFVANRVSEIQHLTSEGVWNHVMGVENPADILSRGMTPAQLQYQSSWRHGPVWLQLDESNWPQPIPIQEEELDKSIMEEKKVITVVLHAINPTANRNRRKHGFITAEERDEALKILVRLSQKEAFPQEFADLSKGEQVQESSRISSLHPQITDGIICVGGRLQHALLSTTRKHPFILHHRHPLTRAIVSYYHRKLFHAGQQLLISTVRERFWPTNARNLARKVIHECVPCFRNRPRIHDQLMADLPPERVTPCIPFQRVGVDYCGPFWIAFPHRRARPTKCFVAVYVCLVTKAVHLELVADLTTQAFLASLKRFSSRRGKPSLVMCDNATNFVGARRELDELCTLFNNQQFQRTISAEAAESNIDFRFIPARSPNFGGLWESAVKSFKTLFKRTIGTHTLLYDEMQTVLTQIEAVLNSRPLTPVSNDPNDYEALTPGHFLIQRPLTAIPEPDLDDIPVNRLSAWQRTQYFMQCLWKKWSAQYLSNLQNRTKWTKERDNLTAGTMVLLKDENLPPLKWQLGRVVELHPGSDGNIRVVTVRTREGIYRRAISKVCILPIRDNINASSEEN